The genomic segment cctgacccactgagttactccagcatattttgtcCTTTTGCTAAATGCACCTGCACTGTTCAAACAATTATATGCAATTTCACTTGGCTCTGACCTTCTTTTCATTTGTGAAAGATTAGCAGAACTCCAGTTGAACATAGaacgtacagcacaagaacaggcccttctgcacacagtgtctgtgccaaacctGATGCCAAGACTATCACGTATCTACCTGCAAATACCTCGTAGCCCCCCAATCCCTGTGTATCCATGAGCCGATCCAAACGTTGTTTAAATGCCATGAACATATCTGCTTTACTTccgcctctggcagcacatttcagGCGGACAACCCTTCTGTATTTAAAACTGCCTcacagatctcctttaaactgtccCTTGTCACATTGAAGTAATGGCTTCTAGTATTTACGCATTTATTGTTTGAAACTATACCTGATTACACCTTGTCTTATTCTACTAAGACTCATAAGCATTCTATTCTAACTTAAAAACATACTGGATCCAGGATCTGTCTAATGTCACCTTGTGTGTTTTGCACAGGCCCATGACAAGATCCAGATTGTCCATCAAACACTGCATCACCTCCGCAGGATCTACAGCATGAAGCTGAGCTCAGTAACGTGGGTCCAGGCCACAGTGGAACACTTCACACTTCTTTTGGATCGGCAGCTCAGAGAGCTGGAAGTCTGTGTCAAGAAAGCAAGCCCAGGGTCCAGGGCAAGGAAGAATGCCACAGTTCTTAAATATTTTAAGGATCTGACAAAGTTTCTGAAACAAAAGGTGAGCTGCCACATATGAAACTTTGTAATTACCAACAGATTTTGCAGCCAATTTCTATCTGTTCATTATCTAATAAATGTACTTGACTTTTTCGCTTTCCAGGGATTCAGTGACTGTGCCTGGGAAATAACTTACACTGAGAGCAGGGCACATTTACAACAGCTCCTTCTCATCATGGCAACAATCAGCAAGGAATACTGAAGATTTTTTAAGACTGAATCTTAAGAGACTATAATTAACGACTATTTATTTAAAATATCACCTTCTGATTGTCAGAATGTGCAACTTCAACATTTTTTGACTACtatatatatttttctgataCTGATGTGAATTTCATCTTGCAAGAGATGGAGAACAAAGATCTTTTGGCTCGTATTTAAGTGTTGTTTTAATTTGTTGATATTTATTTTTGTATCATTATCCTGTGATGAAATGTGAATCTGATGATTCAAAAACTGGCAGCTGCTGCAATGCAGAGTTCCATGACTGGATAAGGTGCTCTGTGGTCAGTTGATCATTGTCAATGCCTTGCTGCAGCTTGTTTCTGTTCTGGTCGATACTATTTCACTTCCTACTCTGAACTGAACTGGTGGCATTTCATATTGAATGATCTCATCTATATGAACTGTTACAATGTCCATCCAGTTTGCTTCTGTTAAAACGGTTTGAACTTTAGAATTGTAGCTTTTTGCCACTTTTACTGAAAATTCATCCTCTATGTGTCACTGCTGCAGTGAGACTGTGCATTGGGGGTGAACCAGCCTGCACTGAGCCCTCTCAGGTGGTGGGTTTGCTGAACTATTATGCTTAACTTCATCCTTCACCCAAAGTAATGATTATGAGATTGCTGCCTCACTGGTCAGAATATATATTCAccataatttatttatattttcagcgatatttattttttaaacatatgTGAATAGAGTTGAATATCTTTGTTAATTTATTGTTGTTGAGAGATAAACAATGgaaaatattttttcatgaaTAAAAAACTTTTAATTGAGATGTGATTCTTAAGATATTAGACATGTTTTTTTGCATTATAtttgtttatagaaacatagaaacacagaaaataggtgcaggagtaggccattcggccctttgagtctgcaccgccattcaatatgatcatggctgatcatccaactcagtatcctgtacctgccttctctccatacctcctgatccctttagccacaagggccacatctaactccatcttaaatatagccaatgaagtggcctcaactactttctgtggcagagaattccacagattcaccactctctgtgtgaattttatttttctcatctcggtcctaatagacttccccctcatccttaaactgtgaccccttgttctggacttccccaacatctggaacaatcttcctgcatcatcatttagcctgtccaacccccagtaattttgtaagtttctataagatccccactcaatcttctaaattccagcgagttcaagccgagtctatccagtctttcttcatttgaaagtcctgccatcccaggaatcagtctcgtgaaccttctctgtactccctctatggcaagaatgtctttcctcagattatgaagccaaaactgtatgcaatactccaggtgtggtctcaccaaggccctgtacaactgcaatagaacctccttgctcctatactcaaatccttttgctatgaatgctaacacaccattcgcttccttcactgcctgctgtaccttcatgcctactttcaatgactggtgtaccatgacacccaggtctcgttgcatttccccttttcctaatcggctgccattcagataatagtctacttcctgttcttgccaccaaaatggataacctcacatttatccacattatactgcatctgccatgcatttgcccactcacccaacctatccaagtcaccttgcagcctcctagcatcttcctcacagctaccactgccccccagcttcgtgtcatcagcaaacctggagatgttacattcaattccctcatccagatcattcatatatattgtaaatagctggggttccagcactgagccttgcggtaccaagGCTACCAAGGAGGCCTAAATAGCCTCTTGGTTCCACTGAGGTAGAGGAGGCCACAAAGAAAACACCAAAAGAGGTAGatcaggttagaggaggtgcacgtgtacCTTGATCTCACCTGCATGGACTGCTCTTGTCCATGGATgggtgtgagggaggaggtaaggGGCAGGTGTTACGtgccctgcagttgcaggggaaagtatgtGAGATGGAGGTGGGAAAGAATTAGTGAGTAAAGGTCTTGCTGAGGGAGTAGTTTATGGGGATGGTGGAAAATCAAGGAAATGGGGAGATCCTGGTGGTGGGATCGATTGAAAGTGGCAGAAATTTCAGAGAATGATTTGTTGAACGCAAAGGCCCGTGGTGTAACAATTAAGAACTTGGGGGATATTTCTCCTTGTTCCTTCTTGGAATAGGAGGAGGGAGAACATAATCTTGAGACACAGAGGACACATGGGTGCGGAATCCATCTGTGACAGCAGGGGACACCCACTTTTACAAAAGAGGATATATTGGATGGCTTCAAATTGAAAATATCTTGGTGGAAAATGTGGCAGAGATGGAGACATTGAGATTAGGGAATAGAGTATTTTCAAAAtgaagggtgggaggaggtggcGCCAGAAACATTCAAACCAACGCACTGGGAGTTGGTGGGTTTGTAATAAATGCGTGTCGACAATCTGTCCCCTGAGATGGAAACAGAGAGATGAAGAAAGCGAAGAGGTGTGTTGGAGATATTCCACGTGAATATGagtgcagggtggaagttagtggtaaagaaATCAATAGGTTTTCACGAGTACAGGGGCTACCCCGATACAGTCGCGATGTAACCAAGAACGAGCTGGGGGGTGGTGCCGGAGTACGTTGGAAATAGGACTGTTCCCCCTCACATGTATCAATCTATCATGTCCTGGTCGCATCgcttttccaactttcttctcCGTACAACATTGCGTCTGATGtaagatcttgacccaaaacatcacctgtccgcaccctgcacagatgcagcctgacgtgctgagttactcccgaaaTGTGCATCATTTTATGTAAATCAGCGTACATGTTACTAtattgttcacaagttcataatgtatagaagtagaattaggccattcagcccatcgagtccaaacTGTCATTCAATCACTGACGACCAATGCcgtctaatcccattttccttccttcaccccataacccttgacacccgttcaaatcaagaatgtgtctatctcggccttaaaattaTCAACTGACGGCCTCCATAGTCCTCTGTGGCAATCAGTATCACAGATTAACTATCttttgactaaagaagttcctcctcatttcctttctaaaatagcgccctttaatactgaggctctgacctctggtcctggactctcccacccgtggaaatatcctttccatatCCACACTATGTATGtcttttattattctgtaagtttcaataaggtcccccatcAACCTTCCAAATCTCAGCGAGTAGATGTCTAGTGCTGTCAAACGGTCAGCACATgccaacccactaattcctggaatcattcttgtaaacctcctctggaccctctccagagccgacacatccttcctcagatacggggcccaaatttactcacacagtactccaaatgcggcctcaacagcgctttatagagcctcagtattacatctctgtttttgtatgccagtcctcttgatagaaatgctaacattgaatttgccttccttactaccgattcgacttgcaaattaaatttttgggagtcctgcaccagtactcccaattccctttgcacctccgatttctggattctctctccacttagaaaataatctacatcttcattcttattaccaaaatgcacgactccgcactttgctacactgaattGCATCTGTTACTTCTCTGCTCACTCGCCTaacctgtccatgtccttatgcagagtccttgcttcctctacactacctgcccctccatcgaTGGTAGCATCATCTGCAAGGCCTTCAATCCCTCACCCAAATCATGAACATACATCGTGAAAAGAAGCGCCCCCCAGCACcgtcccttgcggaactccacgagtcactggcagccaacctgaaaatgtgcctctgtaaattgaccctcgagtgcagggaatggatgagaaagtgggataacataaaaccaccgtgaacgagtgatcgatggtcagtgtggattcgggcctgttcccatgcaatATCTCTGACATAAACTAAACGTGTTTTACTCCAGCAAGTTTAGATTTGACGGAATGGCTgtaaaacaaaggttttcacaatatctcagtgcacgtgataataataacccAATaccagcaacaccggaaattggaggaacagcacctcatattccgcttggggagtctgcatcctgcgggaatgaacattgaattctctcaattttgttagcccttgctgtctcctcccatccctcagccttcgggctcctcctcctccctttttcctttctactccccgccacccccccatcaatctgaagaaggatttcggcccgaaacgttgcctatttccttcgctccgtagatgctgctgcacccgctgagtttctccagcaattttgtgtaccttcgatcttccagcatctgcagttccttcttgaacaccagttTACCCCGTTTCCCTTCAGCCTCTCAGCGGGACCCGAGCGGTTCACAAACACGCCCACTGTCGGATGTGACGAGCCCGTCTCTTTCCCCGGGACGCTTTCGCTTCGGCCGCTTCCCCTCGACAGACCGAGCCGGAGACTTCACATTCGGCTGCAAGCCGTTGAATTTCAAACAAAAGCAGAAATGTATGGTGTAAAGAACAGAGAGGCAGAAGCACTTTCTCCTCGGAGAGCAGAGTGTGGGTCAGGTGTATCGGCGCTGAGAGAGTCGCCACCAACCAAGCGGCCGTGAGCCGGCTCTCCGCACTGTCCCCCTGAGATGTGGCTTCAACGCAGTTGGGTGAGTGGAGCGGCGGCTTTAACACAATCTCTGTCCGTGGCTCCGAGGGTGAGCGTTGAAAGGCGCAGTGTTATTATTACCCGGATAAaatgcagcccccagcgatgTGCAGACACAGTCAcgtcccctccccaccccgtccCCTGCCGAGACTGAGCCTCCCCCACAACACCTGTGCCCCCCCTGATGTGAACCTGCGAAGCTCTGAGCCGCAGCGCTGCTTGTTCTCTCCCATCGCGGATTTCCTCGTCGCTGCTGCGGGActctcccactttcacattccttACTTCAGAACGGAGACCGCTCTCTCCTGACACCTTGCAAATTTCCAGCACAATAAATTCACTTTTCAAACATCACCTGTCGTCGCATTGTAACATATTAAAGCGGGCAGCATGGCAGAGACAGCTAACAGAATCCACAGCCAGCGATCTCAGCAGCACAGGCGGCCGCTCCAGAATCACAAGTCGCTGCATTTCCATATCCAGCGTTTCAGTCAGCGATCAGGAACCGTTTTCGGAGCAGATTCTGATCTCAGATCGGTGCTTTACTCACTGTGGGTTGAAGATGACTTTGGGCAGTGTTTGCAGAGTTTGGATTGTGTGTATGTTGTTGTCCGGGACCCTGAGCCTGGGCTGTGAGAGGCTGCAGTTACTGCAAGTTCTCAACACGGACAGTCTAGACAAACTGAATGAAATGGTGAGTTGTACACGCTCCCAGAGACCGATCCGACACTCTCCGGGTTGTTTGTTGTTCAAATGTCAATGATTACACGGAACCTGTTCTCCAGTGTTTCTCTCTCTGGGGTTGTTGATATTCTGCACGCTGGATCTTCCCCTTCGCTCTACCGACTCGAcatgtttgacttgattgtatttatttacagtATATCTGTTTAGAATGCATAGCATGGAAAACAAAGttaatcactgtacctcggtacacgtgtcaatataACCCTAACCCTACTAACGTTGACATCTTGTGTCTCAGGGTGGCCACCTCTCCCGACAGTGTGGGACTGAGCGGCGGTCGTTGGATTCCAAGCCCTTGGACCTGGTGAAACTTTCCACGGGAATTCATGTGAGTAAACTCGGCATTTTACTTCAACGTGGTTCATTCGAGTTGTTTAGGTTAAAAGTTGTAATGAATCCCATCTGATCCTTCGCCTGAGAATGTGACCACAGTAAATAACCCCTTCTAATCATGTAATCTGTTCTGCAGCTTTGTTCAACCGCCCGTGGCCTCTGTTGTCGCTCCCAACCCCTCTCTCCCGGTTTCACCTTATCTAGTTCATTTGTCCATCTATTGGGTTTTTGCAGTTAATCTGCAGGAAATCCTCTCACAGTCatactgatacagtgtggaaataggcccttcggtccaacctgcccacaccggccaacatatcccagctatccTATCCAAatgatccaaacctgtcctagccatgtacatgtctaaatgtttcttaaacgtcgggatagtcccagcctcaaccagctcctcaggcagcttgttacacacacccaccaccgtttgtgtgcaaagtttaccccttagattcacattaaatcttttccacttcactttaaacctatgtcctctggtcctcgatttacctactttgggcaggagactgtgcatctacccgatctattcctctcatgattttatacacctcgataagttcacccctcatcctccagtgctccagggaatagagtctcaacctactcaatctctctctatagctcagacccactagtcctggcaacatcctcgtaaatcttctctgtaccgtttccagcttgacatcttcccTACAACAGTATGATCAGCCACAATAGGGTGGACTACAGTAAACAATTCTCCATAATAGAGATACCGCTAACCAGAGATCTTGCTTGACGGTGAGAACTAAATGCTAGGATAGGATAGAACGAAAACATATTTTCCATCCGGTGTGTAGTTGGATTTTGGACTCACTGACTGAGAGGGTCCTTGAGTCAGAAATACCAACACCATTTAGGGGGTATCTGGACCATTTCCTTTCTTGAATCCACGTGGTCTAAATATTGAACCTCTAAAGCATAGAAGGATCTGATGTTcttatgaatgaatactttaatgTGAGATATGAGCAGGGAGAGATGATGGGTCTATTTGAATGACTCTGTTGCACTTTGATTGTTTGCCTCCATTCAAGTCTGGTGTTGAAAATACCTGTGCTGATTTTTTTGAAAAAATTGAATTGCAAATGCAAAAGACCCCAAGGCCTTGATACGATGAACCTTTGGACAACTTGCAATACTTCTCTTCCCATGCTCAATATCTTTTTTTTATGCTTGACATTCTCTGCCTTGAGGAGAACAGCCACATCTTCTCTCACCTCTCTGTAACTAAGGTCCTTCACCATTCATACCAGTCATATAAACCGATTCACATTCTCCCATAGTCTATAATTCTATAATAATAAAAGGCCATACTAATTGTTACAAGTTCAACCTCCACCCCTTCctctcttatctctggcctttcttCCATCCACCAACCTATCAAAACCCCCACTTGCCGATGCTAATCTATTACCTGACATGCTTTGTCCAAATTCTGCCATTTTTAGCTTTCTTTTCCCcgacccctacaatcagtctgatgaagtatTTTGACCCAAAATGGTACTTATCCcttttgcccagagatgctgcctgacccactgagttactccagcatattttgtcCTTTTGCTAAATGCACCTGCACTGTTCAAACAATTATATGCAATTTCACTTGGCTCTGACCTTCTTTTCATTTGTGAAAGGTTAGCAGAACTCCAGTTGAACATAGaacgtacagcacaagaacaggcccttctgcacacagtgtctgtgccaaacctGATGCCAAGACTATCACCTATCTACCTGCAAATACCTCGTAGCCCCCCAATCCCTGTGTATCCATGAGCCGATCCAAACGTTGTTTAAATGCCATGAACATATCTGCTTTACTTccgcctctggcagcacatttcagGCGGACAACCCTTCTGTATTTAAAACTGCCTcacagatctcctttaaactgtccCTTGTCACATTGAAGTAATGGCTTCTAGTATTTACGCATTTATTGTTTGAAACTATACCTGATTACACCTTGTCTTATTCTACTAAGACTCATAAGCATTCTATTCTAACTTAAAAACATACTGGATCCAGGATCTGTCTAATGTCACCTTGTGTGTTTTGCACAGGCCCATGACAAGATCCAGATTGTCCATCAAACACTGCATCACCTCCGCAGGATCTACAGCATGAAGCTGAGCTCAGTAACGTGGGTCCAGGCCACAGTGGAACACTTCACACTTCTTTTGGATCGGCAGCTCAGAGAGCTGGAAGTCTGTGTCAAGAAAGCAAGCCCAGGGTCCAGGGCAAGGAAGAATGCCACAGTTCTTAAATATTTTAAGGATCTGACAAAGTTTCTGAAACAAAAGGTGAGCTGCCACATATGAAACTTTGTAATTACCAACAGATTTTGCAGCCAATTTCTATCTGTTCATTATCTAATAAATGTACTTGACTTTTTCGCTTTCCAGGGATTCAGTGACTGTGCCTGGGAAATAACTTACACTGAGAGCAGGGCACATTTACAACAGCTCCTTCTCATCATGGCAACAATCAGCAAGGAATACTGAAGATTTTTTAAGACTGATTCTTAAGAGACTATAATTAACGACTATTTATTTAAAATATCACCTTCTGATTGTCAGAATGTGCAACTTCAGCATTTTTTTACTACtatatatatttttctgataCTGATGTGAATTTCATCTTGCAAGAGATGGAGAACAAAGACCTTTTGGCTCGTATTTAAGTGTTGTTTTAATTTGTTGATATTTATTTTTGTATCATTATCCTGTGATGAAATGTGAATCTGATGATTCAAAAACTGGCAGCTGCTGCAATGCAGAGTTCCATGACTGGATAAGGTGCTCTGTGGTCAGTTGATCATTGTCAATGCCTTGCTGCATCTTGTTTCTGTTCTGGTCGATACTATTTCACTTCCTACTCTGAACTGAACTGGTGGCATTTCATATTGAATGATCTCATCTATATGAACTGTTACAATGTCCATCCAGTTTGCTTCTGTTAAAACGGTTTGAACTTTAGAATTGTAGCTTTTTGCCACTTTTACTGAAAATTCATCCTCTATGTGCCACTGCTGCAGTGAGACTGTGCATTGGGGGTGAACCAGCCTGCACTGAGCCCTCTCAGGTGGTGGGTTTGCTGAACTATTATGCTTAACTTCATCCTTCACCCAAAGTAATGATTATGAGATTGCTGCCTCACTGGTCAGAATATATATTCAccataatttatttatattttcagcgatatttattttttaaacatatgTGAATAGAGTTGAATATCTTTGTTAATTTATTGTTGTTGAGAGATAAACAATGGATAATATTTTTTCATGAATAAAAAACTTTTAATTGAGATGTGATTCTTAAGATATTAGACATGTTTTTTTGCATTATAtttgtttatagaaacatagaaaataggtgcaggagtaggccattcggccctttgagcctgcaccgccattcaatatgatcatggctgatcatccaactcagtatcctgtacctgccttctctccatacctcctgatccctttagccacaagggtcacatcaaactccatcttaaatatagccaatgaagtggcctcaactactttctgtggcagagaattccacagattcaccactctctgtgtgaattttatttttctcacctcggtcctaatagactacccctcatccttaaactgtgaccccttgttctggacttccccaacatctggaacaatcttcctgcatctagcctgtccaacccccagtcattttgtaagtttctataagatccccactcaatcttctaaattccagcaagttcaagccgagtctatccagtctttcttcatttgaaagtcctgccatcccaggaatcagtctcgtgaaccttctctgtactccctctatggcaagaatgtctttccttagattatgaggccaaaactgtatgcaatactccagatgtggtctcaccaaggccctgtacaactgcaatagaacctccttgctcctatactc from the Amblyraja radiata isolate CabotCenter1 chromosome 16, sAmbRad1.1.pri, whole genome shotgun sequence genome contains:
- the LOC116982252 gene encoding interferon alpha-1-like, whose product is MTLGSVCRVWIVCMLLSGTLSLGCERLQLLQVLNTDSLDKLNEMGGHLSRQCGTERRSLDSKPLDLVKLSTGIHAHDKIQIVHQTLHHLRRIYSMKLSSVTWVQATVEHFTLLLDRQLRELEVCVKKASPGSRARKNATVLKYFKDLTKFLKQKGFSDCAWEITYTESRAHLQQLLLIMATISKEY